From the genome of Symphalangus syndactylus isolate Jambi chromosome 13, NHGRI_mSymSyn1-v2.1_pri, whole genome shotgun sequence:
agaatggcgtgaagacaggaggcagagcctgcagtgagccgaggtcactccactgcactccagcctggacgagagtgaaagaccctgtctcaaaaaaaaagaaaactaaatctccATTTCTGCCCACGCCCAGTACTTcccacttgtaaacccagcacatcgggaggctgaggggcgctgatcactagagcccaggagatggaaaccagcctgggcaacatgaggaaaccccatatctagacacaatgcaaaaactaggcaggtgtgggatctccccactccagaggctgaggagggaggatgccttcagtccaggaagcagaggttgcagtgatctgagatcgtgccattgcactccatcctgagtgacagagtgagacccgctctaaaaataattataataataaataaagtaaaatgaaataaaactccatttctacagcaaattgttttatttctgttgggtaCAAGGCACAGATGGTAGAGCCCACAGTAAGTGGATTGAGAGGAGCTTTCTCCAGGCAAAAGAGCATCCGCCACTCCACAgataacagcacacacacacacacacacacacacacacacacacacacactcaaacaatcACAAAAGACATCTACGAGTCCATTTATACCCCCACCACAGGTCATCTTCAGATTTCCCCCAGCGTTTCTCAAATGCATGAGTTTGCACTTCTAAGGAGTCTTTTGTGAATAGATCCCCAGAGGTGGTCTCTTTGGACTATTATAGGGGAGTCACAAATAGAAACTCTCTCACAACATCTCATAtgctgccccctttttttttttgagacacaatctccctctgtcatccaggctggagtgcaatgggaccatctcagctcatctcactacaacttccgcctcccaggttcaagcaattctcgtgtctcagcctcccaagtagctgggtctacaggtgcaccccaccatacttggctaatttttatattttcagtagagttggggtttcaccacattggtcaagctgctcttcaactcctgacatctggtgatccgcccgcctcgacctcccagagtgctgggattacaggcatgtgccattgtgcTCGGCATACTTCCATTTTTTAGGAGTTCAAACAAATTCTGGGTAACAATCCCCAAAAGAGTCACTGTAAAAGTCAATTCATTTTGTACTATGGAAACATTagtaagacacataaaaaaaaatcatttcagccaATAAATAAAGAGGCTAGAGAAAAAGTGAGAATCACTCTTATGCCATGTCTACTGgaatgggtggggggtggggcagggctctcCTGGCCCACCAGGAAGCACCAACACTAGCCGatcaaatggtcaacaaacagcattcttttttttttttctttaattttttgagatagagtttagcttttgttgcccaggctggagtgcaatggcgcgatctcagctcaccacaacctctgcctcccaggttcaagtgattctcctgcctcagcctcccgagtagctgggattaaaggcacgtgccactatgacaggctgatttgtatttttagtagagtcagggtttctccatgttggtcaggctgatcttgaactcccgacttcagatgactggcccccttggcctcccaatgtgctgggattacaggggtgaacgacCATTCCACCCTGGACAGTATTCTTTactgatgtatttattaattcactaaCATGAATATTCTAACATTACAAACTAGGCCATTCAACACAACTATGTATTAAGATATAGTTAAGGAAAGAATGTACTAAAAGCGATTGGGAACATTAACATTGCtttccacacattttctttttaagaacggacatgtgtttatcacagttctggaggctggaagtccaagatgagggtgccagcattatctgggtctggtgaggaccctcttccagGTTGGAGACTGTCAtatcctccctgtctcctctcatGGAAGGTGCTGGCGAGCTCTCTTCTGTCACTTtcagaagggcactaatcccatctacgagggctccaccttcataatCTCATCATCTCCCAATGGCCCCACCTGCTAATACCTTCACATTGGAGGTTTGAGGGTTAAAATTTAAGCctaaaggaaaaaaccttttctttttgagacacaggcttgctctgttgcccaggctgaagttgagtggcacgatctcggctctctgcagccttgacatcccaggctcaagcgatcctcccacttcaccttctgaaatacctgcgactacaggcacttaccaccacacttggctgatttttaaattttttgtagaggtggggactCGCtacgttgtcctggctggtctctacctcctgggcccttgggctcaagccagcctcctgcctttgcctcccaaagtactgggatcacaggcattagCCATCACTCCTAGCCCAagatattaatacagtaaatattaacacCTATCTCGGATTGGATATCTCATAACGATTACAGGTGGTCACAGGTTACAAGGGTAGTGATAATGGAATCACCACGATCTTGGTGATGCACCATCTAAAACTCCTGCCTTCCTCAATTCTGATCACAGAGATGAAGACCACATGAAACTCTTGCACGTTTTCTTTCACGATTTGGCCTAGAAATGATACATCCAGTCTCCTGGATTTTAGAATgtccattttgaaaatcaaggagaTGAGGCCAAGACGGTCTTCTGTGTGTGCAGAATGAGATGAGAACTGCATAAATGTCTGAGGCAGTTATTCCATAATTCTCCTATTCACCAATTGTTTTTACAccccagatggaaggaaggaaggaaggaaggaagggagggaggagggaaggaaggaagtaaggaagcagggaaggggaagggaggaagaaaggaagtgcggaaggagggagggagggagggacagagcgagggagggagggagggacaaagggagggagcgagggagagacgcagggatggagggagggaggcaggaagggacggagggacggagggagggacggagggaggcagggagggaagggacttagggagggaggaagggaagtgatggagggagggtgggaggcaggaaggaaggagaaaatatctgaaagaaagaagaaaaggaaagatagaaagagaaaatatccaccGAAAACACAATGAGTTAACACCAATGGACTTTCTCCATTCAAAGAAGGGTCTGCACCCCAGGAACAGCCACTTCATCCTGgttaaacgcacacacacacacacacacacacacacgctttcttAGCACATTCAGAAATCCAATCCAAGTTTCCTTCGGGTCATCGTGAGATTCGCAGCAGTATTTGTCAAATGCTCTTAGATTGAACTCCTACAGCACCTTCTTACTTggataggaagaaagaaggcagctgatttagaaaaaatggcaggaaTTCAAGGAGAGTCGCTCGGAGATGCTTGTGAATTTCCTTCCGCTTCTGTTCCCTTGACACTTCATTTCATATACATCACATGCCCCAGGACAGCCACTGTGAAagttaacatgtttttattgcatgaaaatataaaaggcacaCATTAAAATCTCTTTGAGCGATAGATGAATTGGGTATTACAGCAAGTGTCTATCATTATTAGGCAAGACCTAGAggttgggagggggcaggaaacAGGTCGCCTGTTGATGGGATTAGGCAGCTTCTGTTGATTGGTCATCTATCGATTGAGCTATGGCTAAATCCTCCTTGAGGGCCCCTCCCATTGTCATACCGGGAACAGCCAATCACATCAGTTCCTGCTGACAAATCCCCTGGCTCCACACCCTGTTGACAGTATAAAGGATTCCCCCAAGAGCTCAGTTGTCAGAGCCTGATGCACCTGCCGCTGGCTGGCCACGGCCCCGTCGCTCCACAGCGCAAGTCTTCGGGAGCAGCTTTGGGGCTGACACCGCTCTCTCAAATTAAGTAAAGGatccagaaaccaaaaagaaatctttgcaggacacagacaaacactgGCATTGGCTGACTTGGAGAACCCTGGAAGTTTTCACCATGAAAGGTTCCCGGCGCCCAAGAAGCCCCAGTGATTCCTGCACGGAATCCAAGAGCGAACACGCGGGAGAGAGCGGGTGAGCTTTGCTATGTGCTGGGGACACCTGCAGGGTGACCtgcctgtggggtgtgtgggtgtgtgttggagagagaggggaagggaaaggagacgcATGAACCTGCCATGAGATTGGGTGTTTTGAATTTGGGGCAAGAGGGAAGTGAGTTGCCCCTAAGTCATCACAAGGTGCTGGGAAGGCTTCTACAACCCAACCACACACATATCTCAGGGCAGCCCCACTTTCAATCCACCCAACCAGCTCCACAGGGAATGGGCTCTGTGGTCTGCAAGAAGGGAGATTGTaggacctgatgtcaggagttcatgatctactgaggaaaaaaagaaagagcagtttcccccttttttaatttttaatttttatatttgtattatttactgatttattttattgagacagcgtctcactccgatggtccacactggagtgcagtggcgcggttttagctgactgcaggctccacctctgagtctcaggccatcctcccgcctgagcctcctgagtaggtgagaccacaggcgtgcaccaccgtgccccactaatgttttgtatttttagtagagactaggtttcaccatgttgcccaggctgctctcaaactcctggactcaagcaatcctcctacctcggcctcccaaagtgctgggattataggcgtgtgccatcatgtctgacaaattccttcctctcttcttgcttttcttggaaTCCTAAGACCCCGTTCCTATGTTACCTCTACAGACAGAGGTGCCACATTTCCGGCATCTCAACGTCTTTCTCCAGGTCCTCACACCCAAGGAGAGGTTTCTAACTCTCGCCTGCGTGAGCTCCTGAAAGGGTAAACTGCTCCCTGCGGGCACcgaccctccttccctgccttttcttCACCCAGGGAAGCTCAGGTAGATGGGGTGAGAACAAGAACAGCTGGGAGTTAGGACAGATTGGGAGCAGGTCTCACAGGAAGTGGATGACGAGTCCGTGACCTTGAATGAAAGGCAGGGAAGTGGAGTGAATTCGTGGGGATTCGGGGAATTGGACGTCAGGTAACTGCCCGAAATctgactgtgtctctctgtcctACAGCTCCAGCAGCACGCAATCGAATGCCCCAAAACGCCAGAAAGTGGAGGAGCTGGGTCCTCAGCCAGGTGAggcatcttctctttttcatcctgAGTCTCCTGCTAGGAAGCCTGTGTCCCATCACATCATGAGATGAGCAGCTGTGCTGTCCAGAGTGTCGGGAGCTTCCTCCTGCAGCTCCGTGGGCGGGTGTCCTGTACCTGGCTTCTTCTGCATTTGGTCTTTCTCACGGTGGCACCTTTAACCCTCAAGGGCATCCTGCATGACAAGGGCTTTCACCTGCACACTCTGCTCTCTCCACAGGTGTAGAACCAGCTCCAGTACAGCCAGGTCCCCACCACCCTGCACAGCAGCCCCTGGAGCTGCCCCAGGTAAGGTCGCTCCATCTAGGTGGGCGCGGGTGAGACAGGTCTGCCTGAGCTCCAGGCCCTAGGGGACTTCCAGGAAATGACCCTCCCAAGGGGCGTCAATGAAAGTGCAAATTCTGGGTGTCCCTGCAGGGTTTAATTTATGCCTGGGGAAGTTACCGACagctctcctgccttggtctgtcCCTGTTTGAGCCCCCCCTCAGAGGACAATGACTGACCCATGGCTTTTCTCCCCCAGGGCCCACAGCTTCCCCACAGGAAGCTGATCATCGTGGTCCTGGAACCAGGAATGCTCCTGCACCTGCGGCTGGGAGAGGAGGTCTTGCTGCTGGACCCACAGGGAGCCCTGCGACTCAGCCTCGTCAGTGTGCTCCTCCTGGTGGTCCCTGAGCAAGTCCTGATGTCCTTGAAGGATCTCTTGTACCCTGCCCATGCCCGCTGGCTCCTGTTCACGAGCACAGAGACTGTCTGGGAGATTGACATTGAAAATGGATCTGTGAGAGCCCAGAGAGCAGAGAATGTGTGCGTGGCGCCTTCAGTAAAAGAGAGTGAGGCTCCCCAAGGCTTCCTGCCCGTGATGGGACCCCCGTCAAACCTTGTGCATGGAATCGGCCCTTCTTCCCGGCGTGTCCTCTACCTCAAACCTTGCTACAGAGCCGCTGTGCCCCAGGGCTCGTCCCAAATGCCCAAGCCTAGGCCCTGGAGACAGGCTCTGCCTGAAGAATTCAACTTGGATCTCCATGGCCTGGAGCCCCTGCCCAACTCTGCCCTCAGACCTCTACCTCCCTCACCCAGTCCGGAGCCCACAATCTGCCACGAGGTTCTATGGAGGCCAATGTGCAAGGCCCGAAGACGTCTCTTCTCAGGCTGATGGGCCGTGAACCCTCAGGCACCAGATGGCAATCAGAGATGCTCTGTTCAGAATGAAGCACGCCTGCGTTTTCATGGTGTCTGCCTGCACAGGTGTCTCTGCTCCTCGGAGGAGAGATGCTGCGCGAGCTGGAGAGGTGGAGAAATGCTCCGTCCTCTCACCTGAACCTTTGCTCTGCCTCAGATGCTCTTGATTTGTATAAAAGAGCAACCTTGAGATTGGggcacaaaatatttgcaaatctataCACGCAAGGACTGCTCATACCCAGAATACACGGAGACTTGTCAATACTCCAATGGAACAAACAAACGATTCTGTTCAAAACCCAGCAAGAGACTTGAGCAGACATTTCCtcaaagaggatgcaaacaaacacTTCAGAAAGTGTTCAGTATCCCTCCCCGGGGAAATGTATGTCAAATACACCTTGAAATACAACCGAGAAGCTCTTAGAGAAGCCACCATGACAATGCCTGACCGTCCCAAGCGCtgcagagcatgtggagaaagtggaacgCTCTGACAGTGCCGGTTGAAATCCAAATGGGACAACCCGCAGGGAGAaagagtttcattgattcctaatCAATGCAATAGGCACTTCTTGGAACCATCTTTCCCACCCTGAGATAGTTGTTCTAAAGAAATTAGAACTCATGTGGACAAGGTTGAGGGCAGAGGCTTCTAGCACCTGTCCTCACCATCGCCAAAACATGGAAGGCACTTTAATGTCACTCAGCAGTGACTAGAAACAGGAACTGTGACCCATTCTTTCAATGGGATGCAATTCAGCAATGAATgggctgggatttttgtttgtaaattcagTTCCAAGAATGAGTAGTGAATAAGTTGTTGGAACACTTGAAGGTATGTTTGGACTCTTAGGCTATGTGAGACTTATCCCGAGATTGTAACTCTCATGAAATTGACACGCACATCAAGCCTGTGTGATCGACATTCAGTTTCCAATTGAGGTTTGCTGTAAAACACATACTAGATTTTGCATCAGATAATGAAGCCTTGTAGCATGTATCTTATTCATCACTGCAATGTAAATTCTATTGCTGTTGATTCTATCTGTATttcttgggttaaataaaaatgttaaaatgattttcGTCTATTTGCGTTTATTTGCTTTAATGTGTTTGCCCAAAAATCTCCATTtctgggccgggcgaggtggctgatgcctgtcatcccagcacttccggagaccgaggcgggtggatcacgaggtcaggagatcgagaccttcctagctaacacagcgaaaccccatctctacgaaaaaacaaatacaaaaaaatcagctgggtgtggcggcgggcgcgcgtagtcccagctactcgggaggccgaggcaggagaatggcgtgaagacaggaggcagagcctgcagtgagccgaggtcactccactgcactccagcctggacgagagtgaaagaccctgtctcaaaaaaaaagaaaactaaatctccATTTCTGCCCACGCCCAGTACTTcccacttgtaaacccagcacatcgggaggctgaggggcgctgatcactagagcccaggagatggaaaccagcctgggcaacatgaggaaaccccatatctagacacaatgcaaaaactaggcaggtgtgggatctccccactccagaggctgaggagggaggatgccttcagtccaggaagcagaggttgcagtgatctgagatcgtgccattgcactccatcctgagtgacagagtgagacccgctctaaaaataattataataataaataaagtaaaatgaaataaaactccatttctacagcaaattgttttatttctgttgggtaCAAGGCACAGATGGTAGAGCCCACAGTAAGTGGATTGAGAGGAGCTTTCTCCAGGCAAAAGAGCATCCGCCACTCCACAgataacagcacacacacacacacacacacacacacacacacacactcaaacaatcACAAAAGACATCTACGAGTCCATTTATACCCCCACCACAGGTCATCTTCAGATTTCCCCCAGCGTTTCTCAAATGCATGAGTTTGCACTTCTAAGGAGTCTTTTGTGAATAGATCCCCAGAGGTGGTCTCTTTGGACTATTATAGGGGAGTCACAAATAGAAACTCTCTCACAACATCTCATAtgctgccccctttttttttttgagacacaatctccctctgtcatccaggctggagtgcaatgggaccatctcagctcatctcactacaacttccgcctcccaggttcaagcaattctcgtgtctcagcctcccaagtagctgggtctacaggtgcaccccaccatacttggctaatttttatattttcagtagagttggggtttcaccacattggtcaagctgctcttcaactcctgacatctggtgatccgcccgcctcgacctcccagagtgctgggattacaggcatgtgccattgtgcTCGGCATACTTCCATTTTTTAGGAGTTCAAACAAATTCTGGGTAACAATCCCCAAAAGAGTCACTGTAAAAGTCAATTCATTTTGTACTATGGAAACATTagtaagacacataaaaaaaaatcatttcagccaATAAATAAAGAGGCTAGAGAAAAAGTGAGAATCACTCTTATGCCATGTCTACTGgaatgggtggggggtggggcagggctctcCTGGCCCACCAGGAAGCACCAACACTAGCCGatcaaatggtcaacaaacagcattcttttttttttttctttaattttttgagatagagtttagcttttgttgcccaggctggagtgcaatggcgcgatctcagctcaccacaacctctgcctcccaggttcaagtgattctcctgcctcagcctcccgagtagctgggattaaaggcacgtgccactatgacaggctgatttgtatttttagtagagtcagggtttctccatgttggtcaggctgatcttgaactcccgacttcagatgactggcccccttggcctcccaatgtgctgggattacaggggtgaacgacCATTCCACCCTGGACAGTATTCTTTactgatgtatttattaattcactaaCATGAATATTCTAACATTACAAACTAGGCCATTCAACACAACTATGTATTAAGATATAGTTAAGGAAAGAATGTACTAAAAGCGATTGGGAACATTAACATTGCtttccacacattttctttttaagaacggacatgtgtttatcacagttctggaggctggaagtccaagatgagggtgccagcattatctgggtctggtgaggaccctcttccagGTTGGAGACTGTCAtatcctccctgtctcctctcatGGAAGGTGCTGGCGAGCTCTCTTCTGTCACTTtcagaagggcactaatcccatctacgagggctccaccttcataatCTCATCATCTCCCAATGGCCCCACCTGCTAATACCTTCACATTGGAGGTTTGAGGGTTAAAATTTAAGCctaaaggaaaaaaccttttctttttgagacacaggcttgctctgttgcccaggctgaagttgagtggcacgatctcggctctctgcagccttgacatcccaggctcaagcgatcctcccacttcacctgaaatacctgcgactacaggcacttaccaccacacttggctgatttttaaattttttgtagaggtggggactCACtacgttgtcctggctggtctctacctcctgggcccttgggctcaagccagcctcctgcctttgcctcccaaagtactgggatcacaggcattagCCATCACTCCTAGCCCAagatattaatacagtaaatattaacacCTATCTCGGATTGGATATCTCATAACGATTACAGGTGGTCACAGGTTACAAGGGTAGTGATAATGGAATCACCACGATCTTGGTGATGCACCATCTAAAACTCCTGCCTTCCTCAATTCTGATCACAGAGATGAAGACCACATGAAACTCTTGCACGTTTTCTTTCACGATTTGGCCTAGAAATGATACATCCAGTCTCCTGGATTTTAGAATgtccattttgaaaatcaaggagaTGAGGCCAAGACGGTCTTCTGTGTGTGCAGAATGAGATGAGAACTGCATAAATGTCTGAGGCAGTTATTCCATAATTCTCCTATTCACCAATTGTTTTTACAccccagatggaaggaaggaaggaaggaaggaagggagggaggagggaaggaaggaagtaaggaagcagggaaggggaagggaggaagaaaggaagtgcggaaggagggagggagggagggacagagggagggagggagggagggacaaagggagggagcgagggagagacgcagggatggagggagggaggcaggaagggacggagggacggagggagggacggagggaggcagggagggaagggacttagggagggaggaagggaagtgatggagggagggtgggaggcaggaaggaaggagaaaatatctgaaagaaagaagaaaaggaaagatagaaagagaaaatatccaccGAAAACACAATGAGTTAACACCAATGGACTTTCTCCATTCAAAGAAGGGTCTGCACCCCAGGAACAGCCACTTCATCCTGgttaaacgcacacacacacacacacacacacacacgctttcttAGCACATTCAGAAATCCAATCCAAGTTTCCTTCGGGTCATCGTGAGATTCGCAGCAGTATTTGTCAAATGCTCTTAGATTGAACTCCTACAGCACCTTCTTACTTggataggaagaaagaaggcagctgatttagaaaaaatggcaggaaTTCAAGGAGAGTCGCTCGGAGATGCTTGTGAATTTCCTTCCGCTTCTGTTCCCTTGACACTTCATTTCATATACATCACATGCCCCAGGACAGCCACTGTGAAagttaacatgtttttattgcatgaaaatataaaaggcacaCATTAAAATCTCTTTGAGCGATAGATGAATTGGGTATTACAGCAAGTGTCTATCATTATTAGGCAAGACCTAGAggttgggaggggg
Proteins encoded in this window:
- the LOC134732136 gene encoding proline-rich protein 23D1-like gives rise to the protein MKGSRRPRSPSDSCTESKSEHAGESGSSSTQSNAPKRQKVEELGPQPGVEPAPVQPGPHHPAQQPLELPQGPQLPHRKLIIVVLEPGMLLHLRLGEEVLLLDPQGALRLSLVSVLLLVVPEQVLMSLKDLLYPAHARWLLFTSTETVWEIDIENGSVRAQRAENVCVAPSVKESEAPQGFLPVMGPPSNLVHGIGPSSRRVLYLKPCYRAAVPQGSSQMPKPRPWRQALPEEFNLDLHGLEPLPNSALRPLPPSPSPEPTICHEVLWRPMCKARRRLFSG